Part of the Gemmatimonadota bacterium genome, GAACGGCGAGGTCAAGCTCCTGATCAACACGCCGCTGGGGAAGGAGTCGCAGAAGGACGACTACACGTTGCGCCAGGCGGCGATCGCGAACCGGATCCCCTACACGACGACGCTGTCGGGGGCGAGCGCGGCGGCGGATGCGATCCTCGCGTTCCGGTCGGAGCCGCTCTCGGTGCGGTCGCTGCAGGAGTGGCAGGAGACGCTCGCGTGACCGGGCCGGTGGTGCACGAATCGGCGTACGTCGACGAGGGTGCCGTGATCGGCGACGGGACGCGGGTCTGGCACTTCTGCCATGTCCTCGGCGGCGCGGTGATCGGCGCACGCTGCTCGCTCGGGCAGAACGTCGTCGTGATGAACGGGACTCGGATCGGCGACAACGTGAAGATCCAGAACAACGTCTCGATCTACGAGGGCGTCGAGCTCGAGGACGATGTGTTCTGCGGACCCTCGATGGTGTTCACGAACGTCGTGAACCCGCGGAGCCACGTGAGCCGGAAGGACGAGTATCGGCGGACGCTGGTGCGACGCGGGGCGAGCATCGGCGCGAATGCGACGGTCGTGTGCGGCAGCACGCTCGGGGCGTACTGCTTCATCGGCGCGGGCGCCGTGGTGACGAAGGATGTTCCGGCGTATGCACTGATGACCGGGGTCCCCGCGCGCCGGACCGGTTGGATGTGTGCCTGCGGCGTGAAGCTGCCCTCGGGGACGGCGCCGCTCCGATGCACGGCGTGCGGGTCCACGTATGAGTCCGCGGACGGCGGGATCCGTCCCACCGCCGAGGCGGATCGATGACGGCAGAACGGAACTTCCGTGTGGCGGTCGCCGGGTGCGGCCGCATCAGCCAGAACCACTTCGAGGCGCTGGAACGGATCGACGGGCTCTCCCTCTCGGCGGTCTCCGACGTTGTCGAGGAGCGTGCGCGTGCCGCTGGCGAGCGATGGAACGTCCCCTGGTTCACGTCGGTCGAGCAGATGCTGGCCGGGGCGCCGTCGGACATCGTGACCATCGCGACGCCCTCCGGCATGCATCCCC contains:
- a CDS encoding N-acetyltransferase is translated as MTGPVVHESAYVDEGAVIGDGTRVWHFCHVLGGAVIGARCSLGQNVVVMNGTRIGDNVKIQNNVSIYEGVELEDDVFCGPSMVFTNVVNPRSHVSRKDEYRRTLVRRGASIGANATVVCGSTLGAYCFIGAGAVVTKDVPAYALMTGVPARRTGWMCACGVKLPSGTAPLRCTACGSTYESADGGIRPTAEADR